In Mus musculus strain C57BL/6J chromosome 9, GRCm38.p6 C57BL/6J, one genomic interval encodes:
- the Ankrd49 gene encoding ankyrin repeat domain-containing protein 49 isoform X1 — MEKEKKDDEKPDLENSVDFSEQFNQLELLKTHGHLIPTGTQSLWVGNSDEDEEQEEKNEEWYQLQEKKMEKDPSKLLLWAAEKNRLATVQRLLSEKAAEVNTRDEDEYTPLHRAAYSGHIDVVRELVAKGADVHAVTVDGWTPLHSACKWNNTKVASFLLQHDADINAQTKGLLTPLHLAAGNRDSRDTLELLLMNRYIKPELKNNSQETASDIARRTSIYHYLFEIAEGCTNSSPPS, encoded by the exons atggaaaaagaaaaaaaggatgatGAAAAACCAGACCTGGAAAACTCTGTGGACTTTTCTGAACAGTTTAACCAGCTTGAATTGTTGAAAACTCATGGACACCTGATTCCCACTGGTACTCAGAGTCTCTGGGTAGGCAATTCTGATGAAGATGAAGAGCAAGAGGAAAAAAACGAAGAGTGGTACCAATTGcaagaaaaaaagatggaaaaagatCCAAGCAAATTGCTTCTTTGGGCTGCTGAAAAAAATCgg CTTGCTACAGTGCAGAGACTACTCTCTGAGAAGGCCGCTGAAGTGAACACTAGGGATGAAGATGAGTATACCCCTCTTCACCGAGCAGCCTACAGTGGGCATATAGATGTTGTTCGTGAGCTGGTGGCTAAGGGGGCAGATGTTCATGCAGTGACTGTGGATGGCTGGACACCACTGCATAGTGCTTGTAAGTGGAATAATACCAAGGTGGCCTCTTTCTTACTTCAGCATGATGCAGACATCAACGCCCAAACGAAAGGCCTTTTGACCCCTTTGCACCTTGCTGCTGGGAACAGAGACAGCAGAGACACTCTGGAACTCCTCCTGATGAATCGTTACATCAAACCAGAGCTGAAGAACAACTCACAAGAAACTGCTTCTGATATCGCCAGGAGGACAAGCATCTATCACTACCTCTTTGAAATTGCGGAAGGCTGTACAAACTCTTCACCTCCGTCTTAA